In Limnochordia bacterium, the genomic window TCGCCCTAGTGATCTGCTGAGTACTACTTACGGATTTGATATGCCGCCGTAAATCCCGTGTACTTTCCATAGATTATCTCCCTCAGTCAGTGAAAATTTAACTTACGCGATGAAGTCTTTCTTAAATTGCTCCAGAGCACCCTGTAATCTCTCTTCCGTCTCCTGGCTCAACTCACCTGTGGTTTCAATGGCTTTGCCCACTTCATCATGAAACTTATTCATATACCCAAGAAACTCCCGTTCAAAGTGCAACACACTGTCCACGGGTAGATCATCAAGGTAACCATGAACAGCCGCATAAATAGCGATAACCTGTTCGCTTACCGACATTGGCTGGTATTGACTTTGCTTTAGAATCTCCCTGGTTCGCTCCCCCCGGGTAAGACGGGCCTGCGTTGCTTTGTCCAATTCAGAGGCAAATCTAGCGAATGCCGCTAGTTCTCGGTACTGAGCCTGATCAAGCCTCAACCTTCCTCCCACTTGCTTCATCGCTTTAACCTGGGCAGCACTTCCGACCCTGGATACCGATAGACCGACATTAATTGCAGGTCGAATCCCGGCAAAAAACAAATCGCTTTCCAGATAAATCTGCCCATCGGTAATGGAGATTACGTTAGTAGGAATATACGCGGAAACATCACCGGCTTGGGTCTCAATAATCGGTAAAGCGGTCAACGATCCGCCCCCCTGCTCATCGCTTAGCTTAGCTGCCCGCTCCAGTAACCGGGAATGCAAGTAAAACACATCTCCCGGGAAAGCCTCTCTACCAGGAGGACGCCGCAAAAGCAATGACATCTCTCTATAAGCATTGGCATGTTTAGACAGATCATCATAAACAACTAAGGCATGCTGACCGTTGTACATAAACTCCTCCCCTATCGCACAACCGGCGTAGGGAGCCACAAATTGAAGAGGAGCTGGTTCGCTTGCTGTGGCAACAACAACCACAGTGTAATCCATGGCTCCGCCTTCCTTAAGTGTTTGTACAATCTGAGCCACCGTAGAGGCCTTCTGACCGATGGCTACATAAATGCAATACACACCTTTGTCTCTTTGGTTTAGGATCGTATCGATCGCGATGGCAGTTTTACCTGTTTGCCGATCTCCGATGACAAGCTCCCGCTGGCCCCGCCCAATAGGGATCATGGAGTCAATGGCCTTGATGCCTGTCTGCAGAGGTTCAGACACTGGTCGGCGTTGGACGATCCCCGGGGGTCGACTCTCAATAGGACGATACTTCGAGACAGCAATAGGTCCTTTGCCATCTAGGGGTTGTCCTAGGGAGTTAACGACCCGTCCTAAGAGGCCTTCTCCTACAGGAACTTCAACTACACGTCCTGTTTTTTTGACCTGGTCCCCTTCATGGACTAAACTTACTGAGCCTAACAAAACAGCGGAGATGATATCCTCTTCCAGATTAAGTGCCATGCCGTAAACACCGTTGGGAAATTCCAGTAACTCGCCCGCCATGACCGATTCCAACCCAAAGATCCGGGCAATTCCGTCTCCAACGGTAAGTACGGTACCGACCTCCGCTACGTCAATTTCCGGTGTGAAACCGTCAATCTGCTCCTTAATTATGGCACTGATCTCTTCAGGTCGAATACGCAACTACACCACCCATTTCGTTCCAGTTAACTGTGATAAGCCAGTTTCTTGCTTAGCGTTTGCAGGGCAGACCTAATACTGCCATCAATCACCCGGTCACCGATGGTGATAACCATTCCGCCGATCAGGGCAGGGTCAGTCACCTTCCGCAGGGATACCCGTTTTCCGGTAAGCTGCTCAAGACGCTGATGCAGTTGACTTTCCAACTCCACAGGCAAATCAATGGCACTGGCTACTTGCACTTCCACAAGATTCTCATAGTCTTTCATTAACCTTGCAAACTCTTCAGAAACCTGCATAAGCTCCTTGGCCCGCCCCCGCTCAAATAAGAGGACAAGTAGGTTAGCCACTTCCCTACTGAAATGGAGCTCACATACTTTCTCCAGGATCTGTACTTTTTCAGCTGGCCTAATCCGCGGATACATCAAAACACGATGCAAAAAGGCGCTCTGTTCCAGTACCACCTTTATAGCGGAGAACTCAGCTGCATAATGTTCTAATTTAGATTGTTCTTGGCCGCATTCGAATATGGCCCGGGCGTACTTTTTCGCAACGATGGACATTAGTTTTCACCTGTCTGTTCGCTGTCAATATGCTGATCTAATTGGTCAATGAACTCCGTTAGCAAATCCTCATGGGTCTTGACATCCAGATTCTTGGAAATGATCTTTCCTGCAGCAGCCACAGATAAAGCTGCCACATGATCGGTCAATTCGCTAATTGCTTTCTGCTTTTCCTGTTCCAATTCACTTTGGGTACGGTTCTTCAGTCGCACAATCTCTTCTTTCGCCTCTGCAACCATTTCCTTTTCCAACTGTTTCGAGCGTTCAACGGCCGCATCAATTATCTGTTGGGCTTCCTCGTGGGCCTGACTTACCTTAGCCGCGTACTGACGATGCTCCTCCAACGCTGCCTCCCGCTCTTTCCTTGCTTCCTCTATATCTTTGGCAATACCCTGCTTCCGCTGCTCCATGAATTGGCTTAGTGGCTTGTGCAACAGCCAGTACAGCAAAGCGGTTAGTACCAAGAAATTGACCAATTGTTGAAGAAAAACCCAAGGATCTAACAAGCTACTTCCCTCCAATTACCCCCTACAAGGAACCCGCAGCGTCAAGCCGCTGCGGGTCACACATCCCCGTCATGGCATCAATGGTATCCCGAAGGTAAAAATCATAAATAGCGCAATTGCCAGGGCGTAAATACCAGTTGATTCGGCAATAGCATCACCAAGGATAAGAGTTGTACGAATCTTGTTTTCCGCCTCGGGCTGTCTTCCTACAGCTTCTACTGCCTTACCCGCCGCATATCCTTCACCAATACCTGGTCCGATACCGGCAATCATGGCCAAGCCGGATCCTATACACACAGAAGCAAGCACAATCGCATTTGTCAGTTCCATATTCAAACCCCCTTTCCCAGGAAATCTGTGTCTATTTCCAATGCCCAGCAAGGATTCCCTGTTCCCGGGCAGGGAAATGCTTCTTTTACAACATTACATCAATGTAGGCGATGGCAAGCAAGGTAAAGACCAACGCTTGGATAGCCCCCATAAATACGCTAAACCAACCCATCACTGGTACTGGCACAACCCAAGGGGCAAACATGTAGATAATCTGAATGATAATTGCGCCTCCGATCATGTTACCATACAGACGAAAGGAGTGGGACAAGAACTTGCCAATCTCCCCGATAATATTCATCGGCAACATAATGGGATGGGGGTCAAGATACCCTTTAATATAATGGAGCAGGCCATTTTTCTTAATCGATGCCCCATGGCCAACAATCACTACAATACCTGCTAACATCACAGTAGTTGCCAGGTTTGAGGTGGGGGTGGCAACACCGGGTACAACACCAATCAGATTTGCAATAAGGACAAATAACCCGATACTCATGATTAGTGGAACAAAGGGTAAACCTTTGGTCCCCATCATGTCTACCACCAGCTTCGCAAATCCTTCCACTATGATTTCGCCTACATTTTGCAGGCCCGAGGGAACCAATGAAAGCTTCCTGGTGGCTAAAAACGCAACCAATAAAATCAGGGCCATCACAATCCACGTTGCCACGACAATGTCACTTACGGGCATCCCTAATATATGGAATACTATGTTTACCTCTGCTGGATTACCCATATGCATCACCTACCATGTTGCGGGTCCTTCTTTAGAAAAGATGTGACCCACTCTTCAAAGTATAAGCTATAGATTGCGGGTTTAACCAAAAGAAGGCCCACAACTGTAGCCAGGAAACTGATTTCTGAACGTATCAGGGAAACTAGGATGGCGCCACACGCCAGCGCTGCTCTTTGCAGATAGCTAGTCCGGGCATAACGGACCGCACTCTTCTTAGATAATTTCAGTTGACGTGTTACAGATAGTTCCAAGGCCCGAAATTGCAGAAGCGCAGTAATCCCGCCTAGCATGAAACCGTACACCGCTGTTCGTTGTCTGGCAATTAGTGAAAGGAGAACTAAGAGCGCGCCGAACACCAACATACGCTTTTGCACAGTTCTAATCGTGCATTGATCAGGTCTTTGCATCCGGTTCGTCTGAGTCATCATCGAGATCCCTAACCAACCTGAATATTACTGTAATCCCTCCAGCAACACCCAAGATCAAGAAGATACCTGTGAACAAGAACCTTGTTCCCAAGCGAGCATCTAGTAAGCGTCCCAACCAAACCCCAAATAGGGCGCTCAGTACCATGGTCAGGCCAATCTGGGTCATCAAGGACAGGTAGTATGCAAGCTGGAATCGCTTTCGGCCCATGAATCCACCGCCCTGCTTCATCTAGAGCTCTCATTACATAATAATAGCGTTCTTTCCACTACGAGTCAATACTTCTAGACCATTTGGTCGATTCGTTGCTAAACCTTGCCATCTTTAGACTCCACCTGGCAAGGTTGATTAATCACTAAGGATTAGAATAATAACCCCAGCCAAAGAAGCACTGGGGTTACTAGTAAGACTATAGGACACTTACCGTTTACGGTAAGATAACACACTAACACTCCACGGATCCGTGATTTAGTGTGGTCTCCTCTACCTCGTTGACTATCGTCAGTTCTTCAATGTCGACACGTTTGATCTGACCTTGACCCAAACAGATCTGGCGCATTTTCTCTCTGGTATACTTATTTGGTACAGAACCTGTTAGCGTAGCCGTGCAAGTCTCACAATCATACAGGATCTCTATCTTGGAGTTCTTCAATAGCCCTTCCTGGCGGAACACATCCCGTAAACCCCATTCCATTTCCCGATCCTTGCATTCCTCCCCTAATTTGCGTAACAGTCGATTATCAAAGTAGCGCCACAGCCAATAGAATAATAGGCCCGAGATAATCCAAAGGGGAATCAATATAATGCCAATATCACCAATACCAATGAGAAAAACCGCAATCATGGTCACAATAGGAACTACTATGGCAGCGGTGATTGTATCATAGCCCATCTTAACTGGCCCACCCCGATAGTCAAAGGTAGGATAGAAGAAGGCATGTTTTAAACCGGACTGTCTGCGCAGAAAGGCTAGGGCCACACCAAATCCCCCAACCAATAGCGCTAGCCACCAGGTATTCTTAAGATACGCAAGGATGGAGTTAATTGTCTGGATTCGATACTCCCGAATTTGCCACTGAACTGTATCGCCAATCAGTTCTATGCCAATACGTAACAACCCATATAAGGCGATAAAGATCACCGGTAAGATCATGATGATAATTCCGGCAAGAAAGCCAGAGATCACCAGAGTCTTTGTGGGTGAATAAGTGGCCAGAATATCATCAGCAAAGGCCTGGGTATTCACCTTTTTTACATCTTCAATAGAATCATAAAACACAGCCCGTTTTCTTGCTTTGGGATGATCCCTTTTCATCTATGCTTCACCTCAAAACAATAATCTAATGGATACACCATTTCTATTTTACACAGCCAACCGCAAAATCCTGCTGATTCTCTAACTCCCTACTACTGGAAAGAAAGGGCAAAGTCCCTGAGTCCCTCTACTTCAACTAGGAGAGTCTGTACAGCCCATGGCACGCCAAAATCCGAGAACAATACCCTCTTCTCACTAGCCTGATCCATGATCTGTGTTATATCAGCGATTGTCGTTGCCACTGTATTGCCCTCCGGTGCTCTTATGACATATTCTGACGGCAAAGGGACAACCCTTCTTGCCGAGAGGTAGGCACCGTTTAGGCCACGTACAAAGGGCTCCGTATCCTCAATGGAGCAGTATATTGGAACATCAAAGGCAATTCCATCCAGGAAGTTCGTGAAGATGAGGTAGTTTTCATCTTCCGGGGGATACTCCCATTGTTCCACCTTACCATTGCGTTTTTCGATAGTAACCACTGGTGGATAGGACCTAAGAAAGGTTGCTGTCCCTTCGGTACAGTAGATTTTGATATGCGGTGTCTCATCGATAGGAGCACATACCGTTGAGTAGAAATACACCTCTACGTCATTGCCAGTCCGTGCAAAGACTGCGTTTGTGTCTTCACCCTCAATAGGATGAGCCCGATAAAACTCTGCCTTCACAGACTTAGGAGCAGCAAACCCTCCGACCTTTGATGATGCTAAAAACAAACAATTGTTAAACACGTGGGAAAGTGGATTACT contains:
- the atpA gene encoding F0F1 ATP synthase subunit alpha is translated as MRIRPEEISAIIKEQIDGFTPEIDVAEVGTVLTVGDGIARIFGLESVMAGELLEFPNGVYGMALNLEEDIISAVLLGSVSLVHEGDQVKKTGRVVEVPVGEGLLGRVVNSLGQPLDGKGPIAVSKYRPIESRPPGIVQRRPVSEPLQTGIKAIDSMIPIGRGQRELVIGDRQTGKTAIAIDTILNQRDKGVYCIYVAIGQKASTVAQIVQTLKEGGAMDYTVVVVATASEPAPLQFVAPYAGCAIGEEFMYNGQHALVVYDDLSKHANAYREMSLLLRRPPGREAFPGDVFYLHSRLLERAAKLSDEQGGGSLTALPIIETQAGDVSAYIPTNVISITDGQIYLESDLFFAGIRPAINVGLSVSRVGSAAQVKAMKQVGGRLRLDQAQYRELAAFARFASELDKATQARLTRGERTREILKQSQYQPMSVSEQVIAIYAAVHGYLDDLPVDSVLHFEREFLGYMNKFHDEVGKAIETTGELSQETEERLQGALEQFKKDFIA
- the atpH gene encoding ATP synthase F1 subunit delta; amino-acid sequence: MSIVAKKYARAIFECGQEQSKLEHYAAEFSAIKVVLEQSAFLHRVLMYPRIRPAEKVQILEKVCELHFSREVANLLVLLFERGRAKELMQVSEEFARLMKDYENLVEVQVASAIDLPVELESQLHQRLEQLTGKRVSLRKVTDPALIGGMVITIGDRVIDGSIRSALQTLSKKLAYHS
- the atpF gene encoding F0F1 ATP synthase subunit B, with the protein product MLDPWVFLQQLVNFLVLTALLYWLLHKPLSQFMEQRKQGIAKDIEEARKEREAALEEHRQYAAKVSQAHEEAQQIIDAAVERSKQLEKEMVAEAKEEIVRLKNRTQSELEQEKQKAISELTDHVAALSVAAAGKIISKNLDVKTHEDLLTEFIDQLDQHIDSEQTGEN
- the atpE gene encoding ATP synthase F0 subunit C — translated: MELTNAIVLASVCIGSGLAMIAGIGPGIGEGYAAGKAVEAVGRQPEAENKIRTTLILGDAIAESTGIYALAIALFMIFTFGIPLMP
- the atpB gene encoding F0F1 ATP synthase subunit A, translating into MGNPAEVNIVFHILGMPVSDIVVATWIVMALILLVAFLATRKLSLVPSGLQNVGEIIVEGFAKLVVDMMGTKGLPFVPLIMSIGLFVLIANLIGVVPGVATPTSNLATTVMLAGIVVIVGHGASIKKNGLLHYIKGYLDPHPIMLPMNIIGEIGKFLSHSFRLYGNMIGGAIIIQIIYMFAPWVVPVPVMGWFSVFMGAIQALVFTLLAIAYIDVML
- a CDS encoding ATP synthase subunit I, translating into MTQTNRMQRPDQCTIRTVQKRMLVFGALLVLLSLIARQRTAVYGFMLGGITALLQFRALELSVTRQLKLSKKSAVRYARTSYLQRAALACGAILVSLIRSEISFLATVVGLLLVKPAIYSLYFEEWVTSFLKKDPQHGR
- a CDS encoding AtpZ/AtpI family protein, with translation MKQGGGFMGRKRFQLAYYLSLMTQIGLTMVLSALFGVWLGRLLDARLGTRFLFTGIFLILGVAGGITVIFRLVRDLDDDSDEPDAKT
- a CDS encoding Gfo/Idh/MocA family oxidoreductase, translated to MKRLRIGIIGIGGFGKEHLRLVEKAEDDGRAQLVAVAEKYPQANVSQVETLRSNGVQVYQDYICMLDCEKLDAVTIATPIPFHYEMAIAALERGIHVFLEKPPTVLIQELLALKKKAKETKRICAVGFQQIASTALRKLQEYLVSGELGQVKQVVGVGKWKRPDSYYERANWAGRLMINGTYVLDGPLSNPLSHVFNNCLFLASSKVGGFAAPKSVKAEFYRAHPIEGEDTNAVFARTGNDVEVYFYSTVCAPIDETPHIKIYCTEGTATFLRSYPPVVTIEKRNGKVEQWEYPPEDENYLIFTNFLDGIAFDVPIYCSIEDTEPFVRGLNGAYLSARRVVPLPSEYVIRAPEGNTVATTIADITQIMDQASEKRVLFSDFGVPWAVQTLLVEVEGLRDFALSFQ